In the genome of Desulfomicrobium escambiense DSM 10707, the window GAGGCGCATGAGGGTGTCGTCGAGGGCCAGGTAGAAGCGCGAGGAGCCCGGATCGCCCTGGCGGCCGGCACGGCCGCGCAGCTGGTTGTCGATGCGGCGGCTCTCGTGGCGTTCGGAACCCAGGATGTGCAGGCCGCCCAGTTCGCGCACGCCTTCGCCCAGCACGATGTCCGTGCCGCGGCCGGCCATGTTGGTGGCGATGGTCACGCGGCCCTTCTGGCCGGCCTGGGCCACGATCTCGGCTTCCTTCTCGTGGTGCTTGGCGTTCAGGACCTCGTGGGGGACACGCTTCTTCTTGAGGAGTTCGGAGATGAACTCGGACTTCTCGATGGAGGTCGTGCCCACGAGGACGGGCTGGCCCTTGGCGTGAAGCTCCCGGATCTCCTCGACGATGGCCTCGAACTTCTCCTTCTGGGTCTTGAGGATGACGTCGGGGAAGTCCTTGCGGACCATGGGCTTGTTCGGCGGGGCGACGATGACCTCGAGGCCGTAGATCTGCTGGAACTCCACGGCCTCGGTGTCGGCCGTGCCGGTCATGCCGGCAAGCTTCTCGTACATGCGGAAGAAGTTCTGGAAGGTGATGCTGGCCAGGGTCTGGTTCTCGGCCTCGACCTTGACGCCTTCCTTGGCCTCCAAGGCCTGGTGCAGGCCGTCGCTGAAGCGCCGCCCCGGCATGAGGCGGCCCGTGAACTCGTCGACGATGACCACCTGCCCGTCCTTGACGATGTAGTGGTCGTCGCGGGTGAAGAGGTAGTGGGCGCGCAGGGCCTGCAGGATGTGGTGCTGCAGGGTGATGTTGGCCGGGTCGAAGAGGTTCCCGACGTTCATGATCTCTTCGCAGTGCACCACGCCCTCGTCGGTCAGCACGACGGTGCGGGCCTTCTCGTCGATGGAGAAGTCCTCGTCACGGGCCAGCTTCGGGATGATGGAATTGACGCGGGCGTAGAGGGAGGTCGACTTCTCGCCCGGGCCGGAGATGATGAGCGGGGTGCGGGCCTCGTCGATGAGGATGGAGTCCACCTCGTCGACGATGGCGAAATTGAGGGGCCGCTGCACGAGCTGATGGCGGTAGAACTTCATGTTGTCGCGCAGGTAGTCGAAACCGAACTCGTTGTTGGTGCCGTAGGTCACGTCGGAGCCGTAGGCGGCCTGGCGCTCGGCGTCGGTCAGGCCGTGGACGATGACGCCCACGGTCAGGCCCAGGAAGGTGTAGAGCTGTCCCATCCAGGCCGCGTCGCGGCGGGCCAGGTAGTCGTTGACCGTGACCACGTGCACGCCCTTGCCGGACAGGGCGTTCAGCACCACGGGCAGGGTGGCGACGAGGGTCTTGCCTTCACCGGTCTTCATCTCCGCGATCTTGCCCTGGTGCAGGACGACGCCGCCCATGAGCTGCACGTCGAAGTGGCGCATGTTGAGGACGCGCTTGCTGGCCTCGCGGGTCAGGGCGAAGACCTCGGGCAGCAGGGAGTCGAGGCTGCGCCCGCCGGCCACCTCGTCGCGCCAGGCGGCCATCCGCGCCGGGAAGTCGGCGTCGGACAGGGACTGCATGGCGGGCTCGAAAGAATTGACCTGCTCCACGAGGGGACGCAGGGATTTCAGGTATCTGTCGTTTCTGGATCCGAATATCTTCTTGGTCAAATAACCGATCATGAATACTCCCGACTCGTTGGTCCTGGGGGTGTAAGAGATTCTTGCCGGGCGCGGCCGCGGCCGCTAAGTTCCTTGGCCACCGCCCGCGTTCACGCACTAGGGCAGTTTCCACGCAATGACAACCACAGGAAGGACGCCATGAACGAGGCCCTGCTCATCATCGACATGCAGAACGATTTCGCCGTGCCCGGGGGTACGTGCGAAGTGCCCGGGGCCCACGCCACCATCCCGGCCATCCGCAGGGTGCTCCTGCGCTTCCGGGAACTGGGGCTGCCCGTGTTCCACGTCGTGCGCGAATACCGCGCCGACGGTTCGGACGTCGAGATCACGCGCCTCGCCGCCCTGAAGGAAAAAGACATGGTCGTGCCCGGCACGCCGGGGGTGCGCATCGTCCCGGGCCTGGAGCCCGAGGCCGGCGAATACCGCATCGTCAAGCCGCGCTTCAGCGCCTTCATGTTCACGGAGCTGGACCTGATCCTGCGGCGCAAGGGAATCACGCACCTCGCGGTGACGGGCACCCAGCTGCCCTTCTGCCTGCGCGCCACCCTCTTCGACGGCCTCTGCCTAGGCTACCGCATGACCCTGATCACGGACGCCTCCTCCTCGCGCACCGAGGAGATCCACCACGCCAACATCCGCGACATCCGCGACGCGGGCATGGACTGCGTCAGCGTGGACGAATACCTGCGCGGCCTGGCCGCCGGGGCCCAGGCACCGTCCTAGCCGCCCGCCTCAGAACCGGTTCAGTTCACGCTCCGTGTCGCGGTCCACGGCCTTCTGCTTGAGGTCCTCGCGCCGGTCGTGGACCTTCTTGCCCTTGGCCAGGGCCAGCTCGATCTTGATCTTGCCGTCCTTGAAATAGAGCTTGGTCGGCACCAGGGTCAGACCTTTCTGCTCCATCCTGGACTTGAGGGAGGCGATCTCGTGGCGGTGCATGAGGAGCTTGCGCTCGCGGTCAGGCTCGTGCTGGGCGTAGCCCGCGTTGGCGTAGGTCGAGATGTGCACGCCCGAGAGCCAGGCCTCGCCGCCTGAAATGCGCACGTACCCGTCCATGAAGTTGACCTTGCCGTCGCGCAGGGACTTGACCTCGGAGCCGGTCAGCATGATGCCGGCCTCGATGAAGTCCAGCAGTTCGTAATAATGTCGGGCCTTGCGGTTGGTCGCGATGACCTTGATGCCCGTCGGTTTGGCGCACATGGGAAAATCCTTGGAATTGAAGGCTACTCGTCCACCAGGGAGGAGTAGAACATGAGCTCCTCGGGGAAGCGTCGAAAGATCATTTCCCGGACGAGCTTGTTGTTGCGGGCCACGGACTGGCTGGTCATGACCTGTTTCAAGAGGGCGCTGCACTCCTCCATGGAGGCCTGACGCACTATGCGCTTGATGCCCGGAATGGCGTGGGGCCCCAGGCTGATGGAATCGACCTGCATGCCCATGAGCACGGGGATGCAGAAGGGATCCGCGGCCAGCTCGCCGCACAGGCAGACCTCGATGCCGGCCCGGTGGGCCGAGTCCACGACCCACTTGATGGAGCGCACGATGGCCGGGTGCAGGGGCTGGTACAGGTAGGACACGTCCTTGTTGGTGCGGTCGATGCCCAGGGAGTACTGGATCAGGTCGTTGGTGCCGATGCTGAAGAAATCGACCTCGCGGGCCAGGAAATCCGCGGTGATGACGGCGCTGGGGACCTCGATCATGATGCCCATGGGCATGTCCTCGCGGAAGCAGATGCCCTCGGCGTGCATCTCGCGCTGCACCTCGCGGTAGAACTTCTTGACCTCGACGAGCTCCTGCAGGCCCGAGATCATGGGAAACATGATGGACACGTTGCCGAGCACGCTGGCCTTGAGGATGGCGCGAAGCTGCGTGCGGAACACGTCGCGGTGCTTGAGGCAGTAGCGGATGGCCCGCAGCCCCAGGGCGGGGTTGGGCTCGCTCGGGACCTGCATGCGCATGAGCTTGTCGGCCCCGACGTCCAGGGTGCGGATGACCAGCTTCTTGGGCGCGACCAGGGAAGCCATGTCCATGTAGATCTCGGTCAGCTCGTCCTCGGTGGGCATGCCACCGTGGCTCATGTAGCTGTATTCCGACCGGTACAGGCCGATGCCCTCGCCGCCGTTGTCGTTGACCGCCACGACCTCCTCGAAAAGCTCGATGTTGGCCAGCACCTGCATGCGGTACCCGTCGATGGTTTCGGCGGGCAGCTGGCAGGAGCGCATGATGGTGGCCTGGTAGCTCTCGAACTGGGTCTGCAGGTCCGTGTAGCGGGCCAGCTCGTCCTCGTCGGGCTCCAGGATGATGCGCCCGTGGAAGCCGTCGAGGATAATGATGTTGCCCTCGGCCAGGTCGTCCCCGAGGCCCTCCACGCCGACCACGGCCGGAATCTGCAGGGACCTGGCCAGGATGCCGGCGTGGGAGGTCTTGCCGCCCTGGGCCGTGGCGAAGGCCATGATCTTGTTCACGTCCAGCTCGATGGTGTCGGCCGGGGACAGGTCGTGAGCCAGGAGGATGGCGCGGTGGGTGATGGCGTTCAGCCCCCCCTCACCGCCGACCAGCTTGCCGAGCACCCTTTCGGCCACGAGGCGCACGTCCTGCATGCGCTGGCGCAGGTACTCGTCGGCGATGGCGGCGAAGACCTCCTGCAGGTCCCCCACGGCGCGCTCCAGGGCCCACTCGGCGTTGATCCTGGTGTTCTCGATATGATCCAAGGCGCGCTTGCGGAACTTGTGGTCGCGCAGCATCATGAGGTGCGACTCGATGATGGCCGCGTGCTCCTTCAGGTCCTCGGGCACGAGGCTTAAGATCCGTTCCAGGTCCTGCAGGGCGGCTTCGAAGGCGCGGCCCAGGCGCTCCATTTCGCGCGGCACGTCCTCCTGGCCCAAGGTCTGGCGGGCCATGCCGGAAAAATGGTTCCTGTTCAGGCAATAGGCCTTGCCGATGGCGATGCCTGCGGAAACCGGAATGCCGTAGAGGGTGCGGGAAGGCATCAGCGATCCTCTCCAAACATGTCTTCGAACATCCTGGTCAGGCTCGAAATGGCCTCGACCGCGTCGGGTCCCTGGGCGCGCAGCCGGAGCTCCGTGCCCTGCGGGGCGGCCAGGGACAGGAGGTCCAGGATGGATTTCGCGTCGGCCTCCATGCCGCCGGAGTGCACGCTGATGCTGGCCGCATAGCGCTGGGCCTCCTGCGATATCTTTCCGGCGGGCCGGGCGTGGAGGCCGAGGCTGTTGCCGACCCGGATGGTTCTTTCCTGCACGTCGTCCATACGCATCACCTACATGGATACAAGGGGGAGAACCCTCTCCCAGGGAACAGCCAAACCGCCCAGCACCAACGCCGCCAGGATCAGGTCGCGGTCCCTGGACCGGAACATGCCGCACGCGGCCAGCAGAACCGCGCAGCCTGCCCAGGCCAGGGTCCAGAGTCCGCCCCGCGGCGCGACCTGCAGCACGAACAGGGCCAGCAGAACACCGTTGACCAGCTTGAGGCGCCGGCCCCAGTCGATGAGCCCCCAGGACTTGAGGCGCTGGAGAAAGGCCAGCCCCTGGGCGTAGCCGCGGCCGAAAGTGAACATCTTGAAAAACTGCAGGGCCGCCAGACAGAGGAGCACCCAGCAGGCCAGGAGCCAGATGCGGTCCGCAGCCGCGAGGTTGACCCCGACCAGGGACCACATGACCAGGAAGCTGCCTCCGAAAAAGGAGTCGCCCAGGGCCGAGAGGGTGTAGACCGTGGTCGTGCGCAGCTTGGGCAGGATGTCGGCGGGAAGCAGGCCCGCCGCGATCTTGCGCTCCATGGCCAGGAATATCCCGGCCAGCAGCGGCGTCCAGTAGGGGTGGGTGTTGTAGTGCTTCAGGTACCGGCCGCGGGCGCGCTTCAGGGCTGCCGGGTCGGCTCCGTAAAGGGCGCGCAGACCTGGCTCCATGATGAAGGCCAGACCCACGTTCTGCATCCCGCGGGTGTTGAACGTGGCTCCGACCATGTAGGTGCGCAGAAAAACCTGCAGCAAGATGCGCGTATCCAACCCTACTCCGCGTCCTGTTCGAGAATCAGCTCGTAAATCCGCTTGGCGGTCCAGCCTCTGGTCCGTTCCCGCACGGCCCGGGCGGCGTCCTTGGGGCGCATGCCCTCGACGATCATGGCCTTGGCCAGGCCGAGCACTTCCGCTTCACCCGTGGCGGCTCCCGCCTCGGGAGGGCCCACGACCACGGTCACCTCGCCCAGAAGCTCGCCGTCCATGTCGGGGGCCTGACCAAGCCTTCCGTTGATAAACTGCTCATGTTTCTTGGTCAATTCCCGGGCCAGACAGAATTCCCTCTCTCCGAGGACCTCGAAGGCCAGCGCGAGCGTCGGCAGGACGCGGTTCTTGCGCTCGAAGAAGACCAGGGTGGCCGGCACGTGGGCGTACGCGCCGAACAGGGCCCGCACCTCGCCGGCCTTGCGGGGCAAAAAACCCAGGAAGACGAAGGGGTACGGGGGCAGGCCGCTGGCCATGAGGGCGGTGATGGGCGCGCAGGGGCCGGGCACGGGCACGACGGAAACGCCGGACCTGCGGCAGGCCGCCACGAGTCGGTAGCCGGGGTCGGCGATGAGGGGGGTGCCGGCGTCGGAGACCACGGCCACCTGCAGCCCCTGGCCGAGCAGTTCCAGGACCTCGGCGATGCGGCTATCCTCGTTGTGTTCGTGCAGGCTCAGGAGGCGCTTGCCGCCGATGCCCGCCAACTGCAGGAGGTGGCCGGCGCGGCGGGTGTCCTCGGCCAGGATGACGTCGGCTGCTTCGAGGGTCTGCCGCCCCCGGGGCGAAAAATCACCAAGGTTGCCAAGGGGCGTGGCCACGATCCAGACCGTCCCGTACATCGATGATATCCTCCCAGTGTTCGACGAGGGTCTCCCCGTCCAGGAAAAGCACTGCCACCAGGTCGAAGCGGCAGGGCCGGCTCCAGGCCTTCTTGCGGCTCAGGTACTGCGACGCGGCCCGGATCAGGCGCTTTCTCTTGGCCGGCCCAACGGCCTCGCCCGGCTCGCCGCGCACGTGACCCGAGCGGGTCTTGACCTCGACGAAGACGAGGGTGCCACGGTCCTCGCAGACCAGGTCGAGTTCCCCGCCGACGCAGCGGACATTGCGCTCGACGACCCGCAGGCCTTTCTCCTGCAGGTACGCGGCGGCCAGGTCCTCCCCGGCCAGACCCGTGATCAGATGCCGGGCAGCCACAGGGTCTTCTCCCGGGGCGCGGGGCACACGCCCTTGAACGTCCTGCGATGGGCCGGACTGGGGCCAAGACGGCGCAGGGAGTCGAGGTGCTCCTGCGTGCCGTAGCCCTTGTGTACGGCCAGGCCGTAGCCGGGGTAGCGCTCGTCCATGCGTTCGAGCAGTTCGTCCCGGAAGGTCTTGGCCAGGATGGAGGCGGCGGAGATGCAGGGGTGGATGGCGTCGCCCCCGACCACGGTCGTCAGCGGCAGGGCCGTCGGAAAGGACCGGTTGCCGTCGACCAGCACGCAGTCGGGCTGCACGCGCAGGGCGCACAGCGCCCGCGACAT includes:
- the secA gene encoding preprotein translocase subunit SecA codes for the protein MIGYLTKKIFGSRNDRYLKSLRPLVEQVNSFEPAMQSLSDADFPARMAAWRDEVAGGRSLDSLLPEVFALTREASKRVLNMRHFDVQLMGGVVLHQGKIAEMKTGEGKTLVATLPVVLNALSGKGVHVVTVNDYLARRDAAWMGQLYTFLGLTVGVIVHGLTDAERQAAYGSDVTYGTNNEFGFDYLRDNMKFYRHQLVQRPLNFAIVDEVDSILIDEARTPLIISGPGEKSTSLYARVNSIIPKLARDEDFSIDEKARTVVLTDEGVVHCEEIMNVGNLFDPANITLQHHILQALRAHYLFTRDDHYIVKDGQVVIVDEFTGRLMPGRRFSDGLHQALEAKEGVKVEAENQTLASITFQNFFRMYEKLAGMTGTADTEAVEFQQIYGLEVIVAPPNKPMVRKDFPDVILKTQKEKFEAIVEEIRELHAKGQPVLVGTTSIEKSEFISELLKKKRVPHEVLNAKHHEKEAEIVAQAGQKGRVTIATNMAGRGTDIVLGEGVRELGGLHILGSERHESRRIDNQLRGRAGRQGDPGSSRFYLALDDTLMRLFGSERIAGIMERLGLEDGQTIENPLISRSIENAQKRVEGHNFEIRKQLLEYDNVMNQQREVIYSLRREFMTVEDVQPTVEEFIDDLLSDIYEPMENRKGHTESPEELKGMVRSKLDEIFALERTVEAGKYVEKDEARAAVISVLDEHRAAAPDQYQEVLRFFLLDALDRNWKDHLLQMDYLKEGIGLRGYAQRDPKQEYKREGFELFEDLLFRIRENTMKALMHLRIEIVRQEELKHEEQEEVKYAGGSEPAETKPDTVRRADPKVGRNDPCPCGSGQKYKRCCGKQA
- a CDS encoding cysteine hydrolase family protein, which codes for MNEALLIIDMQNDFAVPGGTCEVPGAHATIPAIRRVLLRFRELGLPVFHVVREYRADGSDVEITRLAALKEKDMVVPGTPGVRIVPGLEPEAGEYRIVKPRFSAFMFTELDLILRRKGITHLAVTGTQLPFCLRATLFDGLCLGYRMTLITDASSSRTEEIHHANIRDIRDAGMDCVSVDEYLRGLAAGAQAPS
- the smpB gene encoding SsrA-binding protein SmpB, which codes for MCAKPTGIKVIATNRKARHYYELLDFIEAGIMLTGSEVKSLRDGKVNFMDGYVRISGGEAWLSGVHISTYANAGYAQHEPDRERKLLMHRHEIASLKSRMEQKGLTLVPTKLYFKDGKIKIELALAKGKKVHDRREDLKQKAVDRDTERELNRF
- the ptsP gene encoding phosphoenolpyruvate--protein phosphotransferase is translated as MPSRTLYGIPVSAGIAIGKAYCLNRNHFSGMARQTLGQEDVPREMERLGRAFEAALQDLERILSLVPEDLKEHAAIIESHLMMLRDHKFRKRALDHIENTRINAEWALERAVGDLQEVFAAIADEYLRQRMQDVRLVAERVLGKLVGGEGGLNAITHRAILLAHDLSPADTIELDVNKIMAFATAQGGKTSHAGILARSLQIPAVVGVEGLGDDLAEGNIIILDGFHGRIILEPDEDELARYTDLQTQFESYQATIMRSCQLPAETIDGYRMQVLANIELFEEVVAVNDNGGEGIGLYRSEYSYMSHGGMPTEDELTEIYMDMASLVAPKKLVIRTLDVGADKLMRMQVPSEPNPALGLRAIRYCLKHRDVFRTQLRAILKASVLGNVSIMFPMISGLQELVEVKKFYREVQREMHAEGICFREDMPMGIMIEVPSAVITADFLAREVDFFSIGTNDLIQYSLGIDRTNKDVSYLYQPLHPAIVRSIKWVVDSAHRAGIEVCLCGELAADPFCIPVLMGMQVDSISLGPHAIPGIKRIVRQASMEECSALLKQVMTSQSVARNNKLVREMIFRRFPEELMFYSSLVDE
- a CDS encoding HPr family phosphocarrier protein, with the translated sequence MDDVQERTIRVGNSLGLHARPAGKISQEAQRYAASISVHSGGMEADAKSILDLLSLAAPQGTELRLRAQGPDAVEAISSLTRMFEDMFGEDR
- a CDS encoding PTS system mannose/fructose/sorbose family transporter subunit IID; this translates as MDTRILLQVFLRTYMVGATFNTRGMQNVGLAFIMEPGLRALYGADPAALKRARGRYLKHYNTHPYWTPLLAGIFLAMERKIAAGLLPADILPKLRTTTVYTLSALGDSFFGGSFLVMWSLVGVNLAAADRIWLLACWVLLCLAALQFFKMFTFGRGYAQGLAFLQRLKSWGLIDWGRRLKLVNGVLLALFVLQVAPRGGLWTLAWAGCAVLLAACGMFRSRDRDLILAALVLGGLAVPWERVLPLVSM
- the rsmI gene encoding 16S rRNA (cytidine(1402)-2'-O)-methyltransferase, whose product is MYGTVWIVATPLGNLGDFSPRGRQTLEAADVILAEDTRRAGHLLQLAGIGGKRLLSLHEHNEDSRIAEVLELLGQGLQVAVVSDAGTPLIADPGYRLVAACRRSGVSVVPVPGPCAPITALMASGLPPYPFVFLGFLPRKAGEVRALFGAYAHVPATLVFFERKNRVLPTLALAFEVLGEREFCLARELTKKHEQFINGRLGQAPDMDGELLGEVTVVVGPPEAGAATGEAEVLGLAKAMIVEGMRPKDAARAVRERTRGWTAKRIYELILEQDAE
- a CDS encoding YraN family protein yields the protein MAARHLITGLAGEDLAAAYLQEKGLRVVERNVRCVGGELDLVCEDRGTLVFVEVKTRSGHVRGEPGEAVGPAKRKRLIRAASQYLSRKKAWSRPCRFDLVAVLFLDGETLVEHWEDIIDVRDGLDRGHAPWQPW
- a CDS encoding ribonuclease HII, producing the protein MDGVRAGIDEAGRGCLAGPVVAGAVILPPGYDLPGLTDSKKLSPRRRAVLAQAIKAQAVSWALGFSWPREIDRINILQATLAAMSRALCALRVQPDCVLVDGNRSFPTALPLTTVVGGDAIHPCISAASILAKTFRDELLERMDERYPGYGLAVHKGYGTQEHLDSLRRLGPSPAHRRTFKGVCPAPREKTLWLPGI